The following coding sequences lie in one Syngnathus scovelli strain Florida chromosome 1, RoL_Ssco_1.2, whole genome shotgun sequence genomic window:
- the atp7a gene encoding copper-transporting ATPase 1, producing the protein MTQEGSVCEVTLGVGGMTCCSCVQSIEHRIGSLPGVKHIKVSLEQANATIIFNDSQQSAASLLKAIDDMGFESSLPTAIPVRTDSPLIPTSGQPPLAPVEALEKVSESPADEGLNVTLSTHAQEITEVMLRISPSESVTPGTTAPKDLLVSPSHSTDNTDSRATLLKMNIQGMTCHSCTTTIEGKIGKLKGIEKIKVILDSQEATIVYLPYLISMQTIIDQISLAGFKACVKFKPRPLQLSLDEVERFADSHKAGASSPVDTSEETDHFIDTTRVALTVKGMHCRSCVVNIQDNISTLPGVFSVVVSLEDKKASICYDPLTVTVPQLRQAIEALPPGNFKTQPWESSGLHSPPATSSPPALAATRAFARSLANRAVPQPCFIQPLASMAKIHIEGMTCHSCVQSIEGVMSQRKGVTSAHVSLVDKQGLFEYDPLLTSLVELRDAIEDMGFDAFLSETNSLPAVLLPGVLKSPSVVPVKNEELDITPLNGTTQDHKTGKRDKLSSADKCFIQIRGMTCASCVANIERNLKNEPGVYTVLVALMAGKAEVRFNAEMIDPVKIAECVNELGFSASVMENYEGSDGNLELVVRGMTCASCVHKIESSLTKENGIKYASVALSTNKAHIKYDAEVIGPRDIIKLIGNLGFEASLVKKDRATSHLDHSTEIRQWRKSFLVSLIFCVPVMGMMVYMIIMDHQMNAAHQHNATAEDRNLYHATMFLERQLLPGLSVMNLLSFLFCVPVQFIGGRYFYVQAYKAVKHKSANMDVLIVLATSIAFTYSSIVLIVAMVEKAKVNPITFFDTPPMLFVFISLGRWLEQIAKSKTSEALSKLMSLQATEATVVILSSDSTILSENQVDVELVQRGDVVKVVPGGKFPVDGRVLQGQSMADESLITGEAMPVTKKPGSVVIAGSINQNGSLLVSATHVGMDTTLSQIVKLVEEAQTSKAPIQQYADKISGYFVPFIVGVSVLTLISWIVIGFMDFPLVEKYFPGYDKSISRAEAVIRFAFQASITVLCIACPCSLGLATPTAVMVGTGVGAQNGILIKGGEPLEMAHKVQTVVFDKTGTITYGAPNVVQVKIVVEGNKMPRSRLLAIVGTAENNSEHPLGVAITKHCKQELGTESLGMCADFQAVPGCGIRCQVSNTEMLSKHGDGDDEDNNQRNSMLVQISDTITSTSSHSLIMDPQPLRLSQTASYVVLIGNREWMRRNCLQIRHDIDDAMMEHERRGRTAVLVAVNNVLCAMIAIADIVKPEAELAVQTLTCMGLDVVLMTGDNSKTARAIAAQVGIRKVFAEVLPSHKVAKVEQLQQAGKRVAMVGDGINDSPALAMADVGIAIGTGTDVAIEAADVVLIRNDLLDVVSSIDLSKKTVKRIRINFVFALIYNLVGIPIAAGVFLPIGLVLQPWMGSAAMALSSVSVVMSSLLLKCYTKPSAEKLEARLESRLGRCARQSSLSEVSVNIGMGELRRSSPKLSLLDRIVNYSRASINSLRSDRNSIHSQVLSEPDKHSLLVGEAPCGEEFC; encoded by the exons ATGACGCAGGAAGGCAGTGTGTGTGAAGTGACCCTTGGTGTCGGGGGCATGACTTGTTGTTCCTGTGTCCAATCCATAGAGCACCGCATCGGTTCTCTGCCAGGGGTGAAACACATAAAG GTTTCTTTAGAGCAGGCGAATGCAACGATCATTTTTAATGACAGCCAACAAAGCGCAGCGTCCCTCCTGAAGGCCATTGATGACATGGGCTTTGAATCAAGTTTACCTACGGCCATACCCGTTAGAACTGATAGCCCGCTGATCCCAACATCAGGACAGCCACCTTTAGCTCCAGTGGAGGCTTTGGAGAAGGTCTCTGAGAGTCCAGCAGACGAGGGCCTCAACGTCACCCTGTCGACGCATGCACAGGAGATCACTGAAGTCATGTTGAGGATCTCGCCATCGGAAAGCGTCACTCCTGGCACCACTGCGCCAAAAGACTTGCTCGTGTCTCCATCTCACAGCACAGACAACACAGACAGCAGAGCGACGCTCCTGAAGATGAACATTCAAGGCATGACTTGTCATTCCTGCACCACCACCATTGAGGGGAAGATTGGAAAATTGAAAGGGATTGAAAAGATCAAAG TCATTTTGGATTCTCAGGAAGCTACCATTGTGTACCTGCCTTACCTCATCAGCATGCAGACCATCATCGACCAGATTTCTTTGGCCGGCTTCAAGGCTTGTGTGAAGTTCAAACCACGGCCCCTGCAACTCTCCCTCGACGAAGTTGAGCGGTTTGCGGATTCTCATAAAGCAGGTGCTTCTTCACCAGTGGACACTTCTGAGGAGACAGACCACTTTATTGACACAACTCGAGTGGCGCTCACGGTGAAAGGCATGCACTGTCGATCCTGCGTGGTCAATATCCAAGACAACATCTCTACGCTGCCCGGTGTGTTCTCTGTGGTGGTCTCTCTCGAGGACAAGAAAGCCTCCATCTGCTACGACCCGCTGACAGTCACAGTGCCTCAGTTGCGACAGGCAATTGAAGCACTCCCTCCGGGGAACTTCAAAACTCAACCCTGGGAGTCTTCAGGGCTCCACAGCCCTCCAGCTACCTCATCCCCACCTGCTTTAGCTGCAACTCGAGCATTTGCACGATCCTTGGCCAACCGTGCTGTACCCCAGCCTTGTTTTATCCAACCGCTGGCGTCCATGGCTAAGATTCATATTGAGGGCATGACATGTCATTCTTGCGTCCAGTCAATAGAAGGTGTGATGTCTCAGAGAAAAGGGGTGACGTCAGCGCATGTGTCGTTGGTCGATAAGCAAGGCCTCTTTGAATATGACCCCCTGTTGACCTCCTTAGTTGAGCTTAGGGATGCCATAGAGGACATGGGCTTTGACGCTTTCTTATCTG AGACCAATTCCTTGCCCGCTGTGTTGCTTCCCGGTGTCCTCAAGTCTCCAAGTGTCGTGCCAGTTAAAAATGAGGAATTAGACATCACCCCCCTCAATGGAACCACCCAGGATCACAAAACAGGCAAGAGGGACAAACTCTCAAGTGCAGACAAGTGCTTCATCCAGATCAGAGGCATGACCTGTGCATCATGCGTGGCAAACATTGAGCGAAACCTCAAAAATGAACCTG GTGTCTATACCGTTCTGGTCGCGTTAATGGCCGGAAAGGCCGAGGTGCGCTTTAATGCCGAAATGATCGACCCTGTGAAGATTGCGGAGTGTGTGAATGAGCTGGGCTTCTCTGCCTCAGTCATGGAGAACTATGAAGGTTCAGATGGAAACTTGGAATTAGTG GTGAGGGGGATGACTTGTGCCTCTTGTGTCCACAAAATTGAATCCAGCCTTACGAAAGAAAATGGGATCAAATATGCCTCTGTGGCCTTATCAACCAATAAGGCACACATTAAGTATGACGCCGAAGTGATAGGACCACGCGACATCATCAAGTTGATTGGG AATTTGGGTTTTGAAGCATCTTTGGTGAAGAAGGACCGTGCCACCAGTCATTTGGACCATAGTACAGAGATACGACA GTGGAGGAAATCTTTCCTGGTGAGCCTGATCTTCTGTGTGCCAGTGATGGGTATGATGGTATATATGATCATCATGGACCACCAGATGAACGCTGCTCACCAACACAACGCCACGGCCGAAGACCGCAACTTGTACCACGCCACCATGTTCCTGGAGAGACAGTTGCTCCCAGGCCTCTCGGTTATGAACCTGCTCTCTTTCCTTTTTTGTGTGCCTGTGCAG TTCATCGGCGGCCGTTACTTCTACGTTCAAGCCTACAAAGCAGTAAAACACAAATCTGCCAACATGGATGTGCTTATCGTCCTGGCCACCTCCATAGCCTTCACATACTCCTCCATCGTCCTAATAGTGGCCATGGTGGAGAAAGCAAAAGTCAACCCCATCACCTTTTTCGACACACCGCCTATGCTGTTTGTCTTCATCTCCCTGGGACGCTGGTTGGAACAGATAGCCAAG AGCAAAACGTCGGAGGCTCTTTCCAAGCTCATGTCACTGCAAGCCACCGAGGCCACAGTGGTCATCCTCAGTAGCGATTCAACTATTCTAAG TGAGAATCAAGTGGACGTTGAGCTGGTGCAGAGGGGAGATGTGGTAAAAGTAGTTCCTGGTGGAAAATTTCCCGTCGATGGAAGAGTACTTCAAGGGCAATCTATGGCGGACGAGTCTCTCATCACAG GAGAGGCCATGCCCGTGACCAAGAAGCCGGGGAGTGTTGTGATTGCAGGCTCCATTAACCAGAATGGCTCGCTGTTGGTCAGCGCTACTCATGTCGGCATGGACACCACGCTGTCTCAGATTGTCAAACTCGTCGAAGAGGCTCAGACTTCAAAG gctcccATCCAGCAGTATGCTGATAAGATCAGTGGCTACTTTGTACCCTTCATTGTTGGCGTGTCAGTTCTTACTTTGATTTCCTGGATAGTGATTGGGTTCATGGATTTCCCCCTGGTGGAAAAATACTTTCCA GGTTATGACAAAAGCATTTCCAGGGCGGAGGCAGTGATCCGCTTTGCTTTCCAGGCCTCCATAACCGTGTTATGCATCGCCTGTCCCTGCTCCCTCGGTCTGGCGACCCCGACGGCTGTCATGGTGGGCACCGGGGTCGGAGCCCAAAATGGCATCCTGATTAAAGGAGGGGAACCTTTGGAAATGGCACATAAG GTCCAAACAGTGGTGTTTGATAAGACTGGGACCATTACATATGGCGCTCCAAACGTCGTCCAGGTCAAAATAGTTGTGGAGGGTAATAAAATGCCTCGCTCCCGACTGCTCGCCATCGTGGGCACAGCAGAGAACAACAGCGAGCATCCTCTGGGAGTAGCTATCACCAAACACTGCAAGCAG GAACTCGGCACAGAGTCGCTCGGCATGTGCGCTGACTTCCAGGCCGTGCCGGGCTGCGGCATTCGGTGTCAGGTCAGCAACACCGAGATGCTGTCAAAGCACGGGGATGGCGACGATGAGGACAACAACCAGCGCAACAGCATGCTTGTTCAGATCAGCGACACCATCACGTCAACCAGCTCCCATTCTCTCATCATGGATCCGCAGCCACTCC GCCTGTCCCAGACTGCAAGCTACGTAGTCCTGATTGGCAATCGAGAGTGGATGAGGAGGAATTGTCTACAGATCCGACACGATATCGATGACGCCATGATGGAGCACGAGCGCAGGGGTCGCACCGCCGTCCTGGTTGCCGTCAACA ATGTGCTGTGTGCCATGATAGCCATCGCGGACATAGTGAAACCGGAAGCTGAGCTGGCAGTCCAAACTCTGACCTGCATGGGCTTGGACGTCGTGTTAATGACGGGAGACAACAGCAAGACGGCACGGGCCATTGCTGCACAG GTGGGCATCAGGAAAGTGTTTGCGGAGGTGTTGCCCTCCCACAAAGTGGCCAAGGTGGAGCAGCTGCAGCAGGCGGGGAAGAGGGTCGCCATGGTAGGCGACGGCATCAACGACTCGCCTGCTCTGGCCATGGCTGACGTCGGCATCGCCATAGGAACCGGCACAGATGTGGCCATCGAGGCAGCAGACGTGGTCTTGATCAGG AATGACCTGCTGGATGTGGTCAGCAGTATCGACCTCTCTAAAAAGACTGTCAAGAGGATCAGGATCAACTTTGTCTTTGCTCTCATCTACAACCTGGTTGGCATTCCCATCGCTGCAG GTGTGTTCCTTCCCATCGGTTTGGTGTTACAGCCATGGATGGGCTCTGCCGCCATGGCCTTGTCGTCCGTCTCTGTGGTTATGTCCTCGCTCCTACTCAAATG CTACACCAAGCCCAGCGCAGAAAAGTTGGAGGCTCGACTGGAGTCGCGGCTGGGCCGCTGTGCGCGGCAAAGCAGCCTGTCCGAAGTCAGCGTCAACATCGGCATGGGCGAGCTGCGGCGATCCTCACCCAAGCTCAGCCTCCTCGACCGCATCGTCAATTACAGCCGGGCGTCCATCAACTCGTTGCGCTCCGACAGGAACTCGATCCACAGCCAGGTGCTCAGTGAGCCCGACAAACACTCGCTCCTGGTGGGAGAGGCGCCCTGCGGCGAGGAGTTCTGCTGA